A window of Verrucomicrobiia bacterium contains these coding sequences:
- a CDS encoding YdiU family protein: MESRTPQSEPAATATAAVAGWNLSQSYAALPPQLYSRVAPSPVRAPSLVIFNASLAKSLGLDAAVLGRPEAAPLFAGNAMPPGADPIAQAYAGHQFGHFTLLGDGRAILLGEQLTPDGRRLDIQLKGPGRTPYSRRGDGRAALGPMLREYLISEAMHALGIPTTRSLAVTATGEPVFREQTLPGAVLTRVAASHLRVGTFEWAAARGDHQALEALAVYARHRHDPEIGADPGAAAALLEAVAGRQAALVARWQLVGFVHGVMNTDNMALSGETLDYGPCAFMDAYDPGTVFSSIDHQGRYAYGNQPGIAQWNLARLAEGMLPLLHRDPEQAVAVANGVLERFPSRFEQHWLDGMRAKLGLLVAEPEDRSLVDDLLGWMQRQGADFTNTFRDLDPGASAAEPGGDEAFEAWRRRWRARLSRQPHPVESVRVCMQRHNPAVIPRNHLVEAALSAAGAGGDLGPFNRLLRVLAAPYDRDAIPPEFGAPPGPEARGFQTYCGT, encoded by the coding sequence TTGGAATCTCGAACTCCCCAGTCGGAGCCCGCGGCCACAGCCACGGCCGCGGTTGCGGGCTGGAATCTGTCGCAGTCCTATGCGGCCCTGCCGCCGCAGTTGTATTCACGCGTTGCGCCCTCCCCGGTGCGTGCGCCGTCCCTCGTCATCTTCAACGCCTCCCTGGCAAAATCCCTGGGACTCGATGCCGCCGTGCTCGGGCGTCCGGAGGCGGCACCCCTGTTTGCGGGGAACGCGATGCCGCCGGGTGCGGACCCCATCGCGCAGGCGTACGCCGGGCATCAGTTCGGGCATTTCACGCTTCTGGGCGACGGCCGGGCGATTCTGCTGGGGGAACAGCTCACGCCGGACGGCCGCCGGCTGGACATCCAGCTCAAGGGTCCCGGGCGGACCCCGTATTCGCGCCGGGGCGACGGCCGTGCCGCACTGGGCCCGATGTTGCGGGAATATCTGATCAGCGAGGCCATGCACGCGCTGGGCATTCCGACGACCCGCAGCCTGGCGGTGACGGCGACCGGCGAGCCCGTGTTTCGCGAGCAAACGCTCCCGGGGGCGGTGTTGACGCGGGTCGCGGCCAGCCACCTGCGCGTGGGCACGTTCGAGTGGGCGGCCGCCCGGGGTGACCACCAGGCCCTGGAGGCCCTCGCGGTCTATGCGCGGCATCGGCATGATCCGGAGATTGGGGCGGATCCCGGGGCGGCGGCGGCCCTGCTGGAGGCCGTGGCCGGGCGTCAGGCGGCCCTGGTGGCGCGCTGGCAGCTGGTCGGCTTTGTCCACGGCGTGATGAACACGGACAACATGGCCCTCTCCGGTGAAACGCTCGACTACGGGCCGTGCGCCTTCATGGACGCCTACGACCCGGGGACCGTGTTCAGCTCCATTGACCACCAGGGGCGGTATGCCTACGGCAACCAGCCTGGTATCGCGCAGTGGAATCTTGCGCGACTGGCCGAGGGGATGCTCCCGCTGTTGCATCGCGATCCGGAGCAGGCGGTCGCCGTGGCCAACGGGGTGTTGGAACGATTTCCGTCCCGGTTCGAGCAGCACTGGCTGGATGGGATGCGGGCAAAGCTTGGTTTGTTGGTCGCAGAACCCGAGGACCGGAGCCTGGTGGACGATCTGCTGGGATGGATGCAGCGACAGGGCGCCGACTTCACCAACACCTTTCGGGATTTGGATCCTGGGGCATCGGCGGCGGAGCCCGGAGGCGATGAGGCCTTCGAGGCCTGGCGCCGGCGCTGGCGGGCGCGCCTGTCGCGTCAGCCGCACCCGGTGGAGTCTGTGCGCGTCTGCATGCAACGTCACAATCCGGCGGTCATTCCGAGGAACCACCTTGTGGAGGCGGCGCTGTCCGCCGCAGGGGCCGGCGGGGATCTGGGTCCCTTCAATCGGCTGCTGCGCGTGCTTGCGGCTCCGTACGATCGCGACGCCATACCGCCCGAATTTGGCGCCCCCCCCGGACCGGAGGCCCGCGGGTTTCAAACGTATTGCGGGACGTGA
- a CDS encoding DUF4410 domain-containing protein: MCVALIAAAAMLSSCARTQVEHRVVNTGRLPAPDVFVVNEFSVSPDEVALDHTIGLRLQELLGADADDRERLRIAQEISELVSRELAASLARQGFRTIRGAAAAPAGARVLEIDGQFLSIDQGSQRQRMIVGFGLGASEVRVLVQAFEVTDSGRALVDDFYITTQSSRRPGMGPMAGGGAVAANVGASMALSGTTALIGARAQTVEADARNLADRIAAELQQYFVTQGWVRQSGDH; encoded by the coding sequence GTGTGCGTCGCTTTGATTGCCGCGGCGGCGATGCTGTCGTCGTGCGCGCGGACCCAGGTGGAGCATCGGGTCGTCAACACCGGGCGCCTGCCCGCCCCGGACGTTTTTGTGGTGAACGAGTTCTCGGTGTCACCGGACGAGGTGGCGCTTGATCACACCATCGGCCTGCGGCTGCAGGAGCTGTTGGGCGCGGATGCCGACGACCGCGAACGCCTGCGGATTGCGCAGGAGATTTCGGAGCTGGTATCCAGGGAACTGGCCGCGAGCCTGGCGCGGCAGGGCTTTCGCACGATTCGCGGGGCCGCCGCAGCGCCGGCGGGCGCGCGTGTGCTGGAAATTGACGGCCAGTTCCTCTCGATTGACCAGGGCAGCCAGCGCCAGCGGATGATCGTCGGCTTTGGCCTCGGGGCGAGCGAGGTGCGCGTGCTGGTGCAGGCGTTCGAGGTCACGGATTCGGGCCGCGCGCTGGTGGATGACTTCTACATCACGACCCAGAGTTCGCGACGGCCGGGGATGGGGCCCATGGCCGGTGGCGGCGCGGTGGCCGCCAACGTCGGGGCCAGCATGGCCCTCAGCGGCACCACGGCGCTGATCGGCGCGCGCGCCCAGACGGTGGAGGCCGACGCCAGGAATCTTGCGGACCGCATCGCCGCCGAGCTGCAGCAGTATTTCGTGACCCAGGGTTGGGTGCGGCAATCCGGCGATCACTGA
- a CDS encoding patatin-like phospholipase family protein, whose protein sequence is MLRWLPKPLLAALSFLPALLGTGCAHRQANAPLTQVNSEQGYYFHSRPRPDNSSEILFVLAFSGGGTRAAALSYGVLEELRRTLYPVEGGHRRLLDEVDGISAVSGGSFTAAAYGLYGDALFETFPAAFLKRDVQKVLVWKTLNPFRWPNLLSARWGRSDMAARYYDRILFTNATFADLEARPGPFLLINATDVSSGARFSFTQSRFNYLCSDLSSYPLSRACAASSAVPGVLSPITLDNFAGACGFQPPDWVLNPTNLPPRVEFLARELRRPLDRTNHPYLHLVDGGVSDNLGLRELLDAATYYRYTPDLRSRLDITKLKRVVIISANAYSDPERKWDLKPSPPGSISSAVAAAGHTLNRVSFDTLEVLRDTVESWKEQVGEDSEVSFYPVLISFTNFKDPKERRFYLNLPTSFVLPSPDVDKLVEAGSRLLNENEVYQQLLADLGATVTPSTMRSDPAPRIANTR, encoded by the coding sequence ATGCTCCGATGGCTCCCCAAACCCCTCCTGGCGGCCTTGTCGTTCCTGCCTGCACTGCTGGGTACCGGCTGCGCCCACCGTCAGGCCAATGCCCCGCTCACCCAGGTCAATTCCGAGCAGGGCTACTACTTCCATAGCCGTCCCCGTCCGGACAACTCATCAGAAATCCTGTTCGTTCTCGCCTTCTCCGGCGGCGGCACACGCGCGGCGGCGCTGAGCTACGGGGTGTTGGAGGAACTCCGGAGGACGCTGTACCCGGTGGAGGGCGGACATCGGCGGCTCCTGGATGAAGTGGATGGCATCTCCGCCGTCTCGGGCGGCAGCTTCACCGCGGCCGCCTACGGACTCTATGGCGACGCATTGTTCGAAACCTTTCCCGCGGCGTTCCTGAAGCGCGACGTGCAGAAGGTCCTCGTGTGGAAAACCCTGAACCCCTTCCGGTGGCCCAACCTGCTCTCGGCCCGCTGGGGTCGGTCGGACATGGCGGCCAGGTACTACGACCGCATTCTGTTCACCAACGCCACCTTCGCCGACCTTGAGGCGCGTCCGGGCCCGTTTCTGCTGATCAACGCCACCGACGTCTCCAGCGGCGCGCGATTCAGCTTCACCCAGTCGCGGTTTAATTATCTCTGCTCGGATCTTTCCTCCTACCCCCTGTCGCGGGCCTGCGCCGCCTCGTCGGCCGTCCCCGGCGTGCTGTCCCCCATCACCCTCGACAATTTTGCCGGAGCGTGTGGGTTTCAGCCGCCGGACTGGGTGCTGAATCCGACCAACCTGCCGCCGCGGGTCGAGTTCCTTGCACGGGAACTGCGCCGACCGCTCGACCGCACCAACCATCCGTACCTGCACCTTGTGGACGGCGGGGTCTCGGACAACCTCGGCCTGCGGGAACTGCTCGACGCGGCGACCTACTACCGCTACACGCCGGATCTTCGATCCCGTCTCGACATCACCAAGCTGAAGCGGGTGGTCATCATCAGTGCCAACGCCTACTCCGACCCCGAGCGCAAGTGGGACCTGAAGCCATCACCGCCCGGCTCGATTTCCTCAGCGGTCGCCGCGGCGGGCCATACGCTGAACCGCGTCTCGTTCGACACGCTGGAGGTGCTGCGGGACACCGTGGAAAGCTGGAAGGAACAGGTCGGTGAAGACAGCGAGGTGTCGTTCTATCCAGTGCTCATCAGCTTCACCAACTTCAAGGACCCGAAGGAGCGCAGGTTTTATCTCAACCTGCCCACCAGCTTCGTGCTGCCATCCCCCGACGTGGACAAACTCGTGGAGGCAGGCAGCCGGCTGCTGAATGAAAACGAGGTGTATCAACAGCTCCTGGCGGACCTTGGGGCGACCGTGACGCCATCCACAATGCGTTCCGACCCCGCGCCCCGGATCGCCAACACACGCTGA
- a CDS encoding rRNA pseudouridine synthase has protein sequence MPIPGQPIRLDQLLSRYGYCSRREARHWLRAGRVQAAGAVVTNPALKFRPGEVLVDTTPVEFPGGLLVLFHKPPGRVCTHDPREGPTIYDLLPARWVRRNPPANSVGRLDKDATGLLVLTDDGEWIHRWTAPRHHVAKRYEVTVDGHLTPEMVSRFASGTLRLDGESSPCLPARLELLSATRARLELTEGRYHQVKRMFASQGCPVRRLHRTHFGPFALGDLPEGGWCAVPWPEAAA, from the coding sequence ATGCCCATTCCCGGTCAGCCGATCCGTCTTGATCAACTGCTGTCCCGCTACGGCTATTGCAGCCGCAGAGAGGCGCGGCACTGGCTCCGGGCCGGACGCGTCCAGGCCGCCGGGGCGGTTGTGACCAACCCCGCGCTCAAGTTCCGGCCCGGCGAAGTCCTCGTGGACACGACACCTGTGGAATTCCCCGGAGGCTTGCTGGTCCTTTTCCACAAGCCGCCGGGACGGGTGTGCACCCACGACCCGCGCGAAGGTCCCACCATCTACGACCTCCTGCCCGCACGGTGGGTCCGGCGCAATCCCCCGGCGAACTCCGTCGGGCGCCTCGACAAGGACGCCACCGGCCTCCTGGTGCTCACGGATGACGGCGAATGGATCCACCGGTGGACCGCTCCGCGACATCACGTGGCCAAGCGCTATGAAGTGACGGTGGACGGCCATCTCACCCCGGAAATGGTGTCCCGGTTTGCGTCCGGAACGCTGCGCCTGGACGGTGAGTCCTCGCCCTGCCTGCCTGCGCGCCTGGAACTGCTTTCCGCAACCCGGGCCCGACTCGAGCTGACCGAGGGCCGGTATCATCAGGTCAAACGCATGTTCGCCAGCCAGGGCTGTCCGGTGAGGCGGCTCCACCGCACCCATTTCGGACCGTTCGCCCTCGGGGACCTGCCGGAGGGCGGCTGGTGCGCCGTTCCGTGGCCGGAGGCCGCGGCCTGA